In Oryzias melastigma strain HK-1 linkage group LG10, ASM292280v2, whole genome shotgun sequence, the genomic window AGTGGGATAACAGCTGTATTTGGTGGagcttttttgttgtagttttaacGCCGTACTTTAATAACACATAAACTTGTGCCTAAAATTCttcataaaacacaaactatACAGCAGCTGTGCCAGTAACACTGCATGTCATTTAAGAATCAgctttgtttcaaagaaaactttagcAGATGATTTTTAttccaataatattttttgatctattgtaaaagcgctCCTGGGAAGCTTtaatttatgattatgttggttttaacccccaaaaaaagtcattttctaaaacatgGTTTCTTCAGAGCAACattagtttattagaaattcatctctgagtggTGGGCAGGATCGTAAGCGTAAACCCACCTCttcttcctgtcatccatctctttacatgctctcccaccagcttacagcccctacaATCACAACCtgacattagtggtgcaacaaaaatggtgagcagcaGCTGTGCAGGAAGGATGGAAGTATAAAAAGTGGAACAGACCAGgtagcttgtggcttgccgtagtaacttctatgtcacacctacaagttttttcccacatctgctcttgattcgccacaatttgaataaaaaaaaaatactcagaaatgcagtttttagattaaatttttttatttatgtccttcgtcatcagaaaaatgccacaaaaacatgtgttacactaaaaatacaattttcattggagtgggttggGTTTAAATGGATTTATGAAAGCAACAACTGCAACTACAACTCCAATCATCCTGGTGAACCAAACAACTTCATTCTTCTGAAGGGCAAAAATGCTCTCTTGTGAATGTTATCAGTTTCTAAGACGATAACTCAGTTGTGTCCTGGTCTACTACACACCGATTTCATGATATCAAGGATTTACCACATTCTCTCACAAATCTTCCCCAATAGGTCGATACAGATAATTTGAAGGAGCAACAGTTCCAAAGTCCCACTTACAAACATTGCAAACTTGGATTTTGAACTTTTCAAACTCCAAACCAATATATTTGCTGAGAAAAATCAGTCTTTTTAAGAGTTAAGTTTTTGTtcagaaacaacttttaaaatatatttaaaaaaattctctgCACAAATCTTTCACAAAACTGTAATTTCTCTTCATAGATGAGTTTATCAAGACTATATTTCTATTCTGCAAACTGTGGTGTCACCAACAGCACCAGGGCAGCTGCTGTCTTTGGCAGTAAATCCCGTCTAGGACATGTTTTTGCAAAGAGAAGTCTAATCCCCTCGTATTTTATAAAGCGAATGAAGCAGAGAGGGAGACAGGGTGTGGTCCATGCAGAGCTCAAGTTGATGGATTGAATGCAGCAATGCTCTGAACTGACTCCTAAATAGGTAATGCTGCTTGTTTGTTCTCTCCAGTCAAAGAAAAACTGAGCAGCAGTGCTTTTtggttttacattttacagtttactTTCAAAgtagtatttctgatgaaacacTTTAGGCTCTGACTGGAAAACGAGGACGTCAGTATGCACTCAAGTGCCACCCCTTGTCCCGTTGAGGGCAGGATAAAGTGAAGTAACATCTGCTGCCTAAGAGTGTATGATTGAGAGACCAGCATGGCTTTGTGTGCTGAGAAACTCTTTGTCTTTGAAGATCAGCTCTCACGTCAGCACATTGGAAGCTGACATCATCTCTCTAACCTCATTTAGGAGTGCCTCTTTGCCTGATTTCTCCCCTTCTGGCGTTTTGTCAACTCCAAAGCGACCTGGCTGCGTCTGGCTCTTGCAGCCAGATCCTGACCTTATGTCCGAGCTGCGGTGCAGCTTTGTGTGTGGGTGTGCTCGATGAGTCATTGTTGCCTGACAGAGATACTGTGGCTTCAGTCCTTCTGCCCACTAACCAGATTTGGAGGAGAGACACACGGATGTCCAGGCTAAAAGGTTATGTTGACATAACAAGACAGCTGACTGATGGATGAGACCTTTTGTTGCTAGGTAATAATGATGTTTATTCTGATCATCTCCTGTCATCTgatctcattttgaaaaaaagaaaatacagggATGCAGTTATTTTCACTTTGTgcttctacttttattttggtgttttttctgtaataaaagtaaatttatttatattaattactGAAATTAACATTATGGTTATTTATTAATCTGCATGTGAACATTGTATTGTGAGTCAGAACTTCTTTTCCACTTGAGTTCCATATTTGCTATAGGAATAgcatcatgttttttgtttgtttgcttgttttactCTTTAGATTTTGTNNNNNNNNNNNNNNNNNNNNNNNNNNNNNNNNNNNNNNNNNNNNNNNNNNNNNNNNNNNNNNNNNNNNTTAAATTCCCATTAGCTGTCATGCACCTaggtgtgaaatttgttctctgcatttgacccatccctgggggggcggtgagctgcagacacagccgctctctggaaccatttggtggtttaacccccccaatccaaccctttaatGCAAACAGGGAGGCAccgggtcccatttttagtctttggtatgactcagccagcatttaaacacatgcccttccagtctcaggacggacactctaccacgaaACCACTGTGAAGGTTTTTGCTGAGTCTTTTAGTATATTTGTATTTGCAGcgttaatgtattttaaaaaatattttcatattcatcaaatatttaatttctaaaaaagaaaaaataaccaTAATGTCctcaacatttaattttttattaataatcagGAAGATTACATTccacattaattttttttaattttctattttaaaagtaaggattttaatgcagttttatgCACTTTTATGCAGGTATAGCaaatattttatacttttaatttGACAGGAAGTAAGTTTGTGATATCTTTCccattttactgcattttttctcaaatgtggGGTACATCTGGATCATTCAGTGAATGGTTGGACTCTGAGAACGTTTGAGCCTTTCTGTTGTCAGTTTCCAACATTCCTTTACATCTTACTATCAAAAGAGaaacagatgcatgatgggagagATTTTAAACCAGAGAGCAGAAGAGAGAAAGGTCTCTGCATTAAAATGAAACTATGTGGAAcattaatgataaaaatgtaaacctgTAAATAGTGAGAGGAAGTCTGGGAAATGTTCTGATGCAGCAAAGCAGATCATCTCCCCAGGAGGCTTTTGTGGGCTCCGAGATGTGGCGCCACTCTGCACATTAATTagtctgtgtgggttttcattCGTTTAGTGACCGATTATTAAAGgagaacaaatgtaatgttGTGTCCTGTCGAAATGAACAtgatcaaacatgtttttattactcCAGATGCTCTCTTAAAAACCCAGCCTGACCACACAGAAATGCTCAGATCAAACTTAATTATAggtttttattctcatttactgGCAGAAATTTATTGCTCTAATGACCACATGGCACAGGTTTATAATGCAATCTAAACTTAaaaccctttttattttaacctgaATAATACCATAAATGTggatttaaattttgagttagAAATTTGTAAAAGTAGAATATGTTGTGGTGCAGTTGAcagactgttttcatttctatttgGTTAGCGTAAAGTGAACTAGAATTTGTTTCCCGTAATACCCAAAACAAATTTTCCATCTGAAACACCCAAGCTGACCCTAGTCCAGGACCAGGAGCTGCTCTGGACCCTATCTTTCCAGGTGGTCTCCAATCTGACTGagctctgttttttttgggaatttcctcagtctgaatacaataTCGGCGTGGAACAaatggaccaaaacggccaccgtagacGAACGTTACGGGATGTAAACAGTAGCGGAGcaacacagcaactcattgaaatttgATTGGATAGGAAGTTTGAATACAGACCATACACAAAGTTTAGGACTCAATCCAGACCAAGCAGACTTGGTCCAGACAAATGGACTTTTCAGTGTAATTACACCCTAtaagaaatgttgaaatttgaaaaaaagttaaaacttttgtGAAATCAAAAAGGTCACACTTAAAGactcattaaagaactatgactTGGCTGGAGTAGCTTGCATGATAGACTGTGACAGTCCATTTTCCTTCAGCATGTGTTCATGTCCTGAAGGGTTCATCAAAGCCTCTCACATTGGTGCTTTGGGAGCATTCGCTGTCCTGTACTACAGACTATTTCTTCCTGTTTTAACCTCTGATGTTACCTCTGCGGAATCCAATCTGTATCGCCTAATCTTTCCCCCTGAATCACCCTCTCCCTTTATCCATTCTCTTCTCTAATGCATGTCCTAAAAAGGACTGGAAGGGTTCAGGGTGGATTTGGACGTGGGGTCAGGGTTTGTGTGGGTCACAGAAGGGTATAAACAGGCCTTCAGACTCGGGGATGCTTGTGGTCTCTGACTTCTGTTGGATGTTACGATTCCTGGTCCGACACCTCTTTTTCTCCGTTGTTTTTGACTTACTCGGAACCAAAGATGACTTTCTACAGGCACTCAGGTAAAAGGATTTCAAGCAAGCAGTCTTCTTCGgcaaacgtgtttaaatgtagtgCATTTAAGGttttcctttattatttattaaaaatgcataacgttctttaatttttttcaccataatagtttaatattgtttatttgtatggTCCTCTATAATTGACATATCTTCCTAATATACACTTGAGGGAATTTGTAAGAatactgatttatttaaagatttttttgtgaggTTTTCATCTTTATGGAACAGACCAcagtttttttagtctttttttaaatgttttatttttatcgaCCACTTCTGCCATTCTCTTCATTTTAGTGTCACTTACCTGCATTAGGTAAAGTCCCATGGTAAGGATTAACAACTATAGCTAAAAGTCGCATGTTTGTGACTATATCTGAGAAATTCCAAAAGttaaatgttatattaaataatgaaGGAGTTTGCGAAGACAAACAACATAGGAAGTATCAGAACTAATGGAACTaagaaagccttttttttaatagtaatttGTCTGCTATTTCATGTTTCACATAATTTGAATATTTaccaaataaaagtatttaataaaacaaattacagtttatttattcaattttcgtAAACTTTAGCTTTCAAAGCAAAGCAATAGAAATGTAACTTTGTGtgtgttctttttatatttggtttGGAATCCAGtatttaaaaagacataaatatttaCCTGCATAGCACCAAtgcatgtaaataaatatacttttttctgttttacatgaCCAAATTGACCAAAATTTCATTGTCTCTCCTGATCATGCTTTTGCTTATCAAATGCAGTTTACTTGGACATGAATACACTAGCGTATTATGATAAGGGGGCAgccttttgtgtgtttctttattgGGATGTTGTCCACTTTTAACACGTAGAAACAAGTCCCATTGTGACCTTTCTCATTTCAGAGGACATCTCCCCACAGAGACCACAGTTGTGGTTTAACACCAGGCAGCTGCTTCACTGTGAGCAAGATTAAAGTCCTGGACCTTTGTCAGGAGGGGGGGCACAATGGTTGCATAGTCCCACCAGTCCTCTGCATGCCTCTTCATTTATCCCCCATCAAGGGGTGGTTTCTTTAAATAGAGTTCACATTTGAAATAGTTCTCGGGGTCAACTGGGCTCTAAAGTAAAAGCTGTGTGTGATGTGCGAAATAGGGTTGGACTGGGTGGGTTCTGCATGCGGACTCGGCCCTCTTTATCCCCGGAGCACAGCTGCACATTACTTCCCAAACAAACACTGTCTCATTTATCAATCCACACAGGGGCACACGGAACACTGAGGGAGGCTCAGTTTGTTCACATGCCTGTTTACCACATCACACTAAAATAGCTGCAGTcctatttcaaaaacttttgtgCTGCTCCTATGGTAACTCTGAGAAAATGTTATCTTTTCTATTGTCTCCATAATagcaaatatattaaaatgttattagtgAGTCTTTCTCAAAATGGGCTTTTTCAAAACCTGACCTGaatgtagattttttaaaataagaagtaCTTCTAATGAGAGATCTTTTTGTTCAACGCGTTTAAAAAAGTGCTAATAGGTAAGGAGGGTTAAAGGTGTGAGCTCAGCTTTCCTGAGCTGGATGAAAGTCTGCCGGTCAGAGAGCGAGCGGACATCTGCGGGCTGCTGCTCCACCTCACTCACACCTCTCTCATCAGTTTGGTATGTGGTTGCAAGAGCCTCACTGTGTCTCTTGAAGAGGGCatggaaaaacatttcctgGTATTCTGGGTTCTGATACCTGCGACCACAATCATaaactttggaaaaaacaaCCTCTTTCTTTCACTATTGTCAGCTTTTAAAGTGTAGATTTTGACATTCTGTCTCAGTGACCTGCGTCCTCAGCTCAGGACTCTGTCAGAAAAGGCAACACTGCCCTCATCTGACGCTTTCAAGGAACATCAGAGAGCAATGGATgatctttcttgtttttctcaggTCCCAGGAGTTACCTCACCTCCACCATGACTGATCGCTTTGACTGTTACTATTGCCGTGACAACCTGCACGGGAAGAAGTACGTGAAGAAGGATGAGAAGCACGTTTGCACCAAGTGCTTTGATAAGCTCTGTGCCAACACCTGTGCAGAGTGCAAGCGTCCCATCGGTGCCGACTCCAAGGTGAGAGCCCAGAGTTTCCTTTATATTCATGCTGTTGGTGGAGCAATGAGTGGATCAACAGCTGGGGTGCTGGAAGCATCACATTTTCCAATACCTGTGGTTGcacatttaagctttttatgaTCAAACAACTAACCATTGTTTTGAGGCATTCCACTCTTCCACAAGAGCTATATGCAGTTCTGCAAGTTACTTGGGGGTTGGGGTATGATCATCCAGCTGGTTCCAGACATGTTCTGTAGGGTTCAGGTCAGAGAGACAATGCTGGCCATACCATATGTATAACTCCCacttcctgaagtccagctgtgacAATTCTGGCATGATGTGGTAGAGCATTATCATCCAGGAGCAGGAAGTTGGGAGTGTGCTGGTGGAATTGGAGTATGATGATGAGGTAAGAACGTGCAGTAATTGGTCCATCTACAATAATCAAATCGGTTTTGTACTAATTGGTGATGCCTGCCCAGACTGTtgcacctcctccaccaaagtGTACCCTGGGGACCATGTCTACCTTGGCGTATCCCTTCTCTAGCAACAATGATCAGCATCATTTCTGTGCAAGGTGACCTGATGCTCATTAGTGAACAGAACCATTGACCATTACGGCATTGTCCAGATCACATAGTCGTGCACTGACCGCAACGTTCACTACACTGTCTTGTTGTCAGTGGAGACACTTGCATTGGTCGTCTGGCATTCAAGTCAAAGCAATGGAGCTGGTTGCAAATAGTTTGTCTGTAAACCCTAGTACCTGCAGCTGTGTGACATTTGCAAAATAATGTGAGTGCATTGGTCTTTGGGTCCTGGTCATCATTGCGGTCTGTGATTTGTGGGGATCCACTCCTGGCTCTGTCACAAACTCTGCCAGTAGATCTGTATCTTGATGCAAGTTTGATGTTGAAAGTTTGAGACTCAGCAAGCTCACCTGTAACATCGGACTGCCTACTACCAAGCAAAATGCAGCTATAAATCGTTTGTTAATCGACGTTGTGTCTGTGGCTGTTTGAATGATGAACTTGAAAGGACTGACTGGCAAAATCAGCTTTTATGCCCACAGATTGTTGAAATTGATGCCATACTGAAATAGTTTTTCACTTAGAATTTCTTAGTTTTGGGCCTAATAAGAAAGGAACACTGTACACAATGAGACCATTATGTGCAAAACAAAACGATGTGTCTGTCACCCTAATAAAATTGCTTCCTCCcctgaaaatcagaaaaaatattgtggTTCAAAGACCAGACTTCCCACAGCCCATGGTGGTGCTTTCATAAAAATTGTGAACAAATTATGACCTGCTGGGAACAGGCGCATCACACAGGGACTGGATTGAGCAATTCCctcaatgtaaaaacatgtcaatgatcacaatgaaaacaaatgattaaaaaaatacagcttaCAAATCCAAGCAAAATTCCAGAGACCAAAGCACAAttccaaagaaaatgaattaaaaatgaaacattttggaaaacaaaaggaatttccagaaatcaaactaaaatagattttaaaaaatgaagcacaATAAGAAAACTATCATTCAGTCAGTCATGTCCCATAATATCTACCTTCTTCtttattgactttttaacattttattttagtttctggatattacttttgttttacaaaatgtttgtgttttttatgcctCCTGGATTTCTGCCTTAGTGGCAGTGGGGTGTGCACAGTCTCTTCCAGGACAGGATGAAGATGGGTGTGACCCATCCCCCAGATTTGTTCCATTATGGAGGATGGAGAGAACACAACACAATATTGCATTATTTATTTCAGAGCCTGTTTTACCAGTgcatgttttgttgttgtattagaactttcattgattttttctatgatgttttgttttttcctcaggCTTCtggttattttaaataaacatgaatcgACAGAACATTGGACTCTAATTTTGTGTTCCTTGAAGAAGAATGACTTCTGTGGCTACTTGTGCATTTCACTAAATAATTTCTGATCTTACTCCCAGCTGATCTGAACAGAACTGCCGCTTTGGTGATGGAAGTTTTGATTTTCCACCCTGTCCAACACATAACACGTATGGACTAGACTCTAAGCAGCCCTCCAGAACCCTATGGCGAGCTGGTTGTTCCATTTCCATTTCCATCAATTCAAGCACCAAAGACCTTACAGCTAGAGCTCCAAACAGTGGCAGAGACAGTAGAGGCgcagaacatggtccactctgGCTCAACGTCCCCAGCCTTCCTCAGTACATGTTTGAAATTCTCTTTTGTGACAGAATTTTAGCCAGAGGGTCAATTCTCACTGCATGCTTTCCAGGTTTGCAAAGTCTTTCCATAAGCCATCAAATGAAACTCACCACCAGGGAGTGATTGGTTGGTGcatctgcccctctctttagtCAAGTGTCCAAAACGCACAGCCGATGGACACCTACGACTTTGACCCACATGTGTTGACTCACCTTGGGGGTCCTGTTGTCCCATGTACTGATTAACacctttgtgtcttttttatagTGGACTTACGATACCAAGCACATAAGTCCAACAACAGAGCACCACTCATGTTCAGATCAGGGATGACATTCTATCCAGTTTACTGTCATTAGTGACAATTTCAACAATGAAGACCTTCAGGACGGGCCCACAAGGGAGTAATCTGTTTGGGGTGGGTCTGATGAGAAGAGCCCTGCCACCAGAAATCAGGACGGGGTCCTAGTGACACTAACCCAGGCAATATTTTCAGACCTTGCAGTTACTGACTCATAAGGAGTCTTGAACTACTCTTAGTCTCAGTCATCACCAAGGACCTGCatagaaatgaatgaaacacAAATAATGATGATAATATCTGACTTAATTGTGAAATAATGTTTCAGTCTTGCTGTTAATGTGGTTCTTGGACAGACCATTTAAGGAGGAGCTCTGGGTCTGCTATGTTTATAAACTAAATTTCTCCAACAAAACTCCTGGCAGCTTCTCCATTTACTTtgtctccctttttttctcagGAGTTGCACCATAAGAACCGATACTGGCATGAGGACTGCTTCCGCTGTGCCAAATGCTACAAGCCACTGGCTAGTGAGCCTTTCAGTGCTCGTGATGATGGCAAGATAATGTGCGGCAAATGTAGCTCAAGGGAGGATGGAAACCGCTGCCAGGGCTGCTACAAGGTGGTGATGCCAGGTAGGCTGGAAGTTAGGACTTGAAAAGATCTGTGTGTTTCTTTGTACTTGACTTTGAATTGTGTGGCTCTTCTCAAGCATGCTTATCCAGTCATGAAATAAAGGATCCCAttgctttaaaactgtgaatagAGTTAAAAAGATGCATCTCCCAcagctaaagaaaaatagaagttGTGAAATAGAAGgacatttgttttcttgcagGTTCCCAGAACGTGGAGTACAAGAACAAGCTGTGGCATGAGGAGTGCTTCACCTGCTTTGAATGCAAGCAGCCAATCCGTACTCAGAGTTTTCTAGCCAAGGGAGACGACATCTTCTGTGTTCCCTGCCATGACAAGAagtttgcaaagaaatgctTCCACTGCAAGGAGGTAGACATGCTGATTTTTTCAATGTACAACTTCTCTCATAGAGTTTGCTGTTAAAGAAACAAAGCTAAGACTCTACCCAGACTATAGCAGATGTAATCAATACATCTCAATGATCCTTTGTTAAGCCAATCTCTTCCGGAGGGATCAGCTACCAGGACCAGCCGTGGCACTCAGAGTGTTTTGTGTGCCAGACCTGCCGTAAACCTCTGGCAGGAAGCCGCTTCACTTCCCATGAGAACCACGTTTACTGTGTGGACTGCTACAAAACTGATGTGGCCAAGAAGTGCCACGGCTGCAAGAACCCAATCACAGGTCAGTCCAATTTCACTTGGATTAATTCACAACCTTTACctcatttcaaatgtatttgtacatgtaaatatttctatggcaaccactctcaccagtcATGAGTGAGAGCAGGCGTATAACGAGTTTGacatgagaccacatacttttctTAAGCGATCTGAGTGGCCAGTAAATATCATGAATAGTTTGCACTACAGgaaacaatataataaaaaatagaattagcaagaaagtgtaaaaaaaagaaaagaaaaaaagacatcagaGCAAGAAAATGTATTCCGACGAACATAACGATTGAGTAAAAGCTGCTTATTTCTCCAttgaagtctataggatttcaacaggtacttcctgttcggaacgcgaggagggaggggtcactcagtccagttctcatatgcagtcaatgagctaaaatcaaaacaaacccaGCATGTGTAACTGACTACATTGATGAAAAAGTAACTTTGTCTGTGCAGGGTTTGGCCATGGCACCAACGTGGTGAACTATGAGCAGTACTCCTGGCACGAGTACTGCTTCAACTGTAAGAAGTGCTCTCTGTCACTGGCCAACAAGCGCTTTGTCATCAACCAAGACCACATCTACTGCTCCGACTGCGCCAAGAAGCTGTAAAGTCCATGAACAAGGGTGTTCACAGTGGAGTTACACCAAAAGTGATCATTTGTGctgataaataaagtttaaaaaaagctacatCAAAAGAGAAGCACCGGTCCAGTCCAATGATGCATTAGCCTTCCCCTTCTGACAATAGTGCAGGGTGTTTCATTTTTAGGAATCCGAACAGTTAGAACTTTACAGTGGTGTGCAGTTTGAGCTTCAGTGCATTTAT contains:
- the fhl1a gene encoding four and a half LIM domains protein 1a isoform X2, translating into MTDRFDCYYCRDNLHGKKYVKKDEKHVCTKCFDKLCANTCAECKRPIGADSKELHHKNRYWHEDCFRCAKCYKPLASEPFSARDDGKIMCGKCSSREDGNRCQGCYKVVMPGSQNVEYKNKLWHEECFTCFECKQPIRTQSFLAKGDDIFCVPCHDKKFAKKCFHCKEPISSGGISYQDQPWHSECFVCQTCRKPLAGSRFTSHENHVYCVDCYKTDVAKKCHGCKNPITGFGHGTNVVNYEQYSWHEYCFNCKKCSLSLANKRFVINQDHIYCSDCAKKL
- the fhl1a gene encoding four and a half LIM domains protein 1a isoform X1 produces the protein MTFYRHSGPRSYLTSTMTDRFDCYYCRDNLHGKKYVKKDEKHVCTKCFDKLCANTCAECKRPIGADSKELHHKNRYWHEDCFRCAKCYKPLASEPFSARDDGKIMCGKCSSREDGNRCQGCYKVVMPGSQNVEYKNKLWHEECFTCFECKQPIRTQSFLAKGDDIFCVPCHDKKFAKKCFHCKEPISSGGISYQDQPWHSECFVCQTCRKPLAGSRFTSHENHVYCVDCYKTDVAKKCHGCKNPITGFGHGTNVVNYEQYSWHEYCFNCKKCSLSLANKRFVINQDHIYCSDCAKKL